The bacterium DNA window CATCGGCGGATCGGGAATCGGCACAGGACCGTTCAGCGACTTCGTCACCCTCGAGTTCGTCACCCCGCTGCGAGAACTGCTGTCGTCCGACATCCCATGGCCGGCCATGATCGGGATCGGGGTTGTTCTCGGTATGTGGGCCCGGGGCATCCGCTTGGCCGTCGGCATCGGAGCAGCGTTGTTCGCCATCGGTTTTTTGGGCATGTGGGCGCTGTCCATGGACACCTTGGCCCAGACCATCGTGGGGGTGGCCATCACCCTGGCCATCGGCGTGCCGGTGGGGATCATGACCTCCCACAACGATCTGCTCCGAACCGCCCTCAAACCAGTCCTGGACTTCTTCCAGACCATCCCCAGCTTCGTGCTGCTGGTCCCGGTGATAACCCTCTTTCACGTAGGCCGCATTCCCGGCATCATCGCCTCGGTGATCTACGCCGTTCCCGCCGCGGTCCACTACACCGACCTGGGGTTGCGCCGGGTACCGGCCGAGATCCATGAGGCAGCTGAGAGCTTTGGCGCCACTCGCAGCCAGCGCCTGCGCCGGGTGGAGATGCCGCTGGCCGCACCGGAACTGATGGTGGCGGTGAACCAGGTGATCATGTTGATCTTGGCCATGGTGGTTATCGCCGGGCTGGTCGGCGGGGGCGGGTTGGGCCTGGAAGCGGTCCGGGGGCTGCGGCGCAGCGACGCGGTGGGCCGGGGTTTTGAAGCCGGCATCGCCATTGTGCTGCTGGCCAGCATCTTGGACCGCCTCACCCGGGCCATTGCCGACCGTCTCCGCCCTCCAGCGGCGGTTTGAACTCCCCAGCGGCGCAGTTCCTCTAGATCAGCGAGTGTCCTCAATCCACGCTGCGGTGGCAGCCGACTGCTTGGTGCCGTCGAAGGAGATGCGCTGAGTGGGCTCCACCTCGAGGATGACCCGCCGGGGAGAGTCCAGGAACCGGGTGAAGTGGCCCTGCATTTCCTGGTCGGGATGCAGGGCCGCGGCCAGGTCCGGGTAGAACCAGGCCTTGGTCTCATCGTCATCGTGGAGGCGGCATATGCCCTTGTAGGTCACCGTCTGCCTGCGGGGCACCCCGGGCGCGCCGGTGCTGGTCACCACCAGGCACACTCGGGGGTCTCGGCGCACCGCGGCGATGCGGGCCCGCTGGCCGCTGGCCGTGAGCCAAAACCGTCCCCGTCGCCAGATGAAGCTCATGATGACCCCCACCGGCCACCCCTCCTTGTTGGCCCAGATGAACGTACACTCGGTTTGAGCAGCCAGCATGGCCTCTTCAGCTTCGGCGTCCAGCCACCACTCCGTCACGTCCTCGAAGTAGGCCGACCCCTCGGTGGATGTTTGTTCGTCGCTCATGGGTGCCTCCGCCCGCTCATCCTTGGGCCATTGTTTGTACTTGGGATCGAGCAATCTTGCCCAGAGGACTGCGGGGAAATGCCTCCACGAAGCAGATTTCGCTGGGAACCTTGTACGAGGCCAGATTGGATCGGCACCGCGCGAGCAGTTCGTCTGCGGCCAATTGGGCGCCGTCAGCCGGCTGCACAAATGCCACCACGACTTCGCCGAGGCGGTCGTCGGGCCGGCCCACCACGCAGCATTCGGCCACCCTCGACCGCCACTCCTCCAGGCCAACCACCCGGGGAGTGCCAACGCGTTCATCGGCATGGGCGGTGATGTACAGCGAGGGCTCGCTGAAGTCGATCGGAGCGACGTCCTGCACTGGCCCATGCTAATAGCCCGCACTGCGGCCTCTATTCTCAGGCCATGGTCGCATCGATTGCATTCGGCACCGGCAAGGTTCCCGAGGACCTGACGACCTACGGGGCCTGGGCCCGCCAAGTGGAGAGTTCCGGCTTCTCCATGGTGGTGGCGGGCGATTCCCAGTCGCTTTGGGCCGACCCCTTCCTCACTCTTTCAGTGGCCGCCAACCACACCGACAAGGCGCTGCTGGCCACCACAGTCACCAACCCTGTCACCCGCCACCCGGCGGCGGCTGCATCGACGGCCATGGCGCTCCAACAGATCTCCGGAGGGCGATTCCGATACGGCATCGCCTCGGGCGACAGCGCGCTGCTCAACATCGGCGAGAAACCGGCATCGGTGGACTACCTCCGGGACTACACCGCGGCGGTCAAGGCGCTCAGCAACCGCGAGACGGCTCACTGGCAAGGCAAAGACCTGCACATGCGGTGGGGTCCAGCCCCCGTCCCGGTGTGGATCGCCGCCGAAGGCCCTCGCACCCAGTTCATGGCTGGCCAGATAGCCGACGGAGTGATCTTGTCCAACAGCCTGCCCGCCGATGTGTGCGAGATCGTGCTGGACAACATCGCCGAAGGGGCCCGCTCGGTGGGCCGGGATCCCAATGAGATCGAGGTGTGGTGGTTTGCCAACCTGCTGTTCGCCGAGTCGGAGGAGGCTGGCCTGGAGCAGATCAAGTTTCTGATCGCGGGCACCGCCAACCACGTCTACCGCTTCCACATGGACGGCAAAGGCCTGCCTGAAGACATCAAACCCCGGGTGGCCGCCATGATGGCCGAATATGACAGCCGCCACCACGCCTTCGCCGACGGCGCCAATGTCAACGCCGGGCTGGCCGACAAGCACGGCCTCACCGAGTTCTTGGCCAGTCGGGGCACCATCGCCGGCCCACCCGAATACTGCATTGACCGCTTGACCGAGTTGGCCGAGCGGGGCGTCAACAAGTTGGTGCTGGCCCAGTTCATGGAGGACAAAGAGGGCTGGATGCGCACCTTTGCCGATGTCGTCGCCCCCGTGTTCTGCTGACTCCAAGCCTGCCAGGCAAGGCTTTTCCAAGTCCCGAGAATTCCACTGAGCGCCTCTTGCATGGGTTTTATTTGTTAGTTATGCTTACAAACTAGTGAGAGGGGCCTCCGACTCCCGACTGCTTCGGCTGCTGAACGGGCAGCGCATCGCCGATGCCATGTTCGATGCTGCGCCCCAGGGCATCTCCCGAGCCGACATCGCCCGGGTCACCGGGTTGTCCAAGCCAACGGTCTCCAACCTCGTAGCCGATTTGGAGTCATCGGGGTTAATCCGCCTGGCCGAGACGCCAACCACTTCCGGGAATGTGGGCCGGCCAGCCATGCTCTACGAGTTCGTACCGGAGGCAGGATTCGTGGTGGCGGCCGATATCGGAGCCGCCAAGATCATCGTGGGCGTGGCCAACCTGTTGGGAGCAGTGGTCGCCGAACAGGAACTGGAGACCGGCCCGAACGCCGAGACCGCTCTCAACCGGGTGGCGGAAACGGCCCAACAGATGCTCTCAGAGACCGGCGGGCAAGCCGGTTCAGCTTGTATCGGCGTCCCCGGCATCTACCGCCCGCAATCCGACAGCGTCGAGCAGGCCTTGAACCTGCCAGGATTCGAGGGACTGCGGGTGCGAGCCAAGCTCGAAGAGCTACTGAAGATGGACGCCCACGTGGACAATGACGTGAACTTGGCTGCGCTGGCTGAAGCCGACCTGGATATCGACCAAACCAACTTCACCGCCATCTCTATCGGTACCGGAATCGGAATGGGCATCATTGTGGGCGGGGAGCTCTATCGCGGGGGAACTGGTGCTGCCGGGGAGGTGGGATCGCTGGTGCTCAACCACTCCCCAGCCGATGCAAACTCGACAGTCATCTTGGAAAACGTCTCTTCGGCACCAGCCATCCGCAAGCAATTCGGGCAGGCGGCCGAGTCCGGATACCCGACCGAACTGCACGGCAGTGCCGACGTTCCGGAAATCTTCGATGCCGCCGCTCAAGGCGACCCGGCAGCCGTACATGTCTTGGAGAGAGCAGCGGGAGCAATGGCGACCGCCGTCATGCAGGTGTGCCTTTTGATCGATCCGGAGCGGATTGTCTTCGGCGGTGGTGTGGGCGCCAATCCGG harbors:
- a CDS encoding ROK family transcriptional regulator, with the translated sequence MRGASDSRLLRLLNGQRIADAMFDAAPQGISRADIARVTGLSKPTVSNLVADLESSGLIRLAETPTTSGNVGRPAMLYEFVPEAGFVVAADIGAAKIIVGVANLLGAVVAEQELETGPNAETALNRVAETAQQMLSETGGQAGSACIGVPGIYRPQSDSVEQALNLPGFEGLRVRAKLEELLKMDAHVDNDVNLAALAEADLDIDQTNFTAISIGTGIGMGIIVGGELYRGGTGAAGEVGSLVLNHSPADANSTVILENVSSAPAIRKQFGQAAESGYPTELHGSADVPEIFDAAAQGDPAAVHVLERAAGAMATAVMQVCLLIDPERIVFGGGVGANPVFVEAVNAELRRHLPQPVEVFASTLGRRATFLGAVSWALDELHESLVTDTLGRPR
- a CDS encoding LLM class flavin-dependent oxidoreductase — translated: MVASIAFGTGKVPEDLTTYGAWARQVESSGFSMVVAGDSQSLWADPFLTLSVAANHTDKALLATTVTNPVTRHPAAAASTAMALQQISGGRFRYGIASGDSALLNIGEKPASVDYLRDYTAAVKALSNRETAHWQGKDLHMRWGPAPVPVWIAAEGPRTQFMAGQIADGVILSNSLPADVCEIVLDNIAEGARSVGRDPNEIEVWWFANLLFAESEEAGLEQIKFLIAGTANHVYRFHMDGKGLPEDIKPRVAAMMAEYDSRHHAFADGANVNAGLADKHGLTEFLASRGTIAGPPEYCIDRLTELAERGVNKLVLAQFMEDKEGWMRTFADVVAPVFC
- a CDS encoding pyridoxamine 5'-phosphate oxidase family protein, whose protein sequence is MSDEQTSTEGSAYFEDVTEWWLDAEAEEAMLAAQTECTFIWANKEGWPVGVIMSFIWRRGRFWLTASGQRARIAAVRRDPRVCLVVTSTGAPGVPRRQTVTYKGICRLHDDDETKAWFYPDLAAALHPDQEMQGHFTRFLDSPRRVILEVEPTQRISFDGTKQSAATAAWIEDTR